From the Candidatus Thermoplasmatota archaeon genome, one window contains:
- a CDS encoding DNA primase, with product EAVHAVVFDGVITQRLLDIASEKGIATLVGVKTGNITKKPGNVEVVTRAELERA from the coding sequence CGAGGCCGTCCACGCGGTCGTCTTCGACGGCGTGATCACGCAGCGACTCCTCGACATCGCAAGCGAGAAGGGCATCGCGACGCTCGTCGGCGTGAAGACCGGCAACATCACGAAGAAGCCCGGCAACGTCGAGGTCGTGACGCGAGCCGAGCTCG